In the Kribbella sp. NBC_00482 genome, one interval contains:
- a CDS encoding class II fructose-bisphosphate aldolase has translation MPLVSGAEVVLAAAKAGRGVGAFNVIQLEHAIALIAGAEQVGAPVILQISENAVKYHGALKPIGVATLAAAAAATVPVVVHLDHAMDRELVTEAVSLGFTSVMYDASKLEYADNVAATTEVTAFCHDHGVFVEAEIGEVGGKDGVHAPGARTRPDEAVAFAEATGVDALAVAVGSSHAMTERTATLDFDLITRLHQAVAVPLVLHGSSGVADPDLTRAVEAGMTKVNIATHLNNVFTDKVRQILADNPNLVDTRKYLGPARDTVATEVARLLGVLNAI, from the coding sequence ATGCCGTTGGTATCCGGTGCCGAGGTCGTGCTGGCCGCAGCCAAGGCCGGTCGTGGGGTCGGCGCGTTCAACGTGATCCAGTTGGAGCACGCGATCGCGCTGATCGCCGGCGCCGAGCAGGTCGGTGCGCCGGTGATCCTGCAGATCAGCGAGAACGCGGTGAAGTACCACGGCGCGCTCAAGCCGATCGGGGTCGCGACGCTGGCCGCGGCGGCGGCCGCCACCGTGCCGGTCGTCGTACACCTGGACCACGCGATGGACCGGGAACTCGTCACCGAGGCTGTCTCGCTCGGGTTCACGTCGGTGATGTACGACGCGTCCAAGCTCGAGTACGCCGACAACGTCGCGGCGACCACCGAGGTGACGGCCTTCTGTCACGACCACGGTGTCTTCGTCGAGGCGGAGATCGGCGAGGTCGGCGGCAAGGACGGCGTCCACGCGCCCGGTGCCCGTACCCGTCCGGACGAGGCCGTCGCGTTCGCCGAGGCGACCGGTGTGGACGCGCTCGCGGTCGCGGTCGGTTCCTCGCACGCGATGACCGAGCGTACGGCGACGCTCGACTTCGACCTCATCACCCGTCTGCACCAGGCCGTCGCCGTACCGCTGGTCCTGCACGGCTCCTCCGGCGTCGCGGACCCCGACCTGACCCGCGCGGTCGAGGCCGGCATGACCAAGGTCAACATCGCGACCCACCTCAACAACGTCTTCACCGACAAGGTCCGCCAGATCCTCGCGGACAACCCCAACCTGGTCGACACCCGCAAATACCTCGGCCCAGCCCGAGACACCGTAGCCACCGAGGTAGCCCGCCTCCTCGGCGTACTGAACGCGATCTAG
- a CDS encoding 1-phosphofructokinase family hexose kinase, which translates to MIGTVTLNLALDVTYEVDELQVGGSHRVDRIRRRAGGKGVNVARVASTLGHQVLVLGFVGGVTGELVAEELFDAGLTALLTPIVGETRRTVAIVNGADGDATIFNEAGPTVTADEWRAFGDRMPWGRLGVLACSGSLPPGLPADAYAEIAVRARHHDVLTVIDAGGDALNAAARAGAVVRANAAELRAAVGEVEVEEGASELVALGATAAVITDGPRGMVAASKKGVWRALPVETVRGNPTGAGDACTAVVAAAVAESPEPDWSVVLKSAVAASAAAVLTPVAGDIDLAAYRRWQPQVIVN; encoded by the coding sequence ATGATCGGGACCGTCACCCTCAACCTCGCGCTGGACGTCACGTACGAGGTCGACGAGCTGCAGGTCGGCGGGAGCCATCGTGTCGACCGGATCCGGCGGCGTGCGGGCGGCAAGGGCGTGAACGTCGCGCGCGTGGCCTCGACGCTCGGGCACCAGGTGCTGGTGCTCGGATTCGTCGGCGGGGTCACCGGTGAGCTGGTCGCCGAGGAACTGTTCGATGCGGGGCTGACCGCGCTGCTCACCCCGATCGTGGGCGAGACCCGCCGCACCGTTGCCATCGTCAACGGTGCGGACGGGGACGCCACGATCTTCAACGAGGCCGGGCCGACGGTGACCGCGGACGAGTGGCGCGCGTTCGGCGACCGGATGCCGTGGGGACGGCTCGGAGTACTCGCGTGCTCGGGCAGCCTGCCGCCGGGGTTGCCGGCCGACGCGTACGCCGAGATCGCGGTCCGCGCCCGGCATCACGACGTACTGACCGTGATCGATGCGGGCGGCGATGCGTTGAACGCCGCCGCTAGGGCTGGTGCTGTGGTGCGCGCGAACGCTGCCGAACTGCGTGCCGCCGTTGGTGAGGTCGAGGTCGAGGAGGGCGCGTCGGAGCTGGTCGCGCTCGGTGCGACCGCGGCCGTGATCACCGACGGGCCGCGCGGAATGGTTGCCGCTAGCAAGAAGGGCGTCTGGCGGGCGTTGCCCGTCGAGACGGTGCGCGGCAACCCGACCGGTGCGGGCGATGCGTGCACGGCGGTGGTCGCCGCGGCGGTCGCGGAATCGCCGGAGCCCGACTGGTCCGTCGTACTCAAGTCTGCTGTTGCCGCCTCTGCGGCCGCCGTACTGACGCCCGTTGCCGGAGACATCGATCTGGCGGCTTACCGGCGTTGGCAGCCTCAAGTGATTGTGAATTAG
- the nagA gene encoding N-acetylglucosamine-6-phosphate deacetylase, which produces MTTYRVGRVVTPDDVLENAWIQVEGEDVRAFGRRSEGMPADGKRPEDLGDVTVVPGFVDIHTHGGGGSTYSTTDPEEARKVAAFHAKHGTTTSLASLVTASLDELVAQTDCLAELIADGVIAGVHLEGPFLSEARCGAHEPSLLRPPLKDDVAKVLSDAVKMVTIAPELENGLDAIRQVVDAGAVAALGHTDATYEQMVAGADAGATVATHLFNGMRPFHHRDPGPVGAALNDERLLLEVINDGMHLDPQVVRVALAAAGVNRIALITDAMVATGMPNGRYKIGSLEVDVKDGLATLTHGSHSIAGSTLTMDVAFRNAVQAGVSLVDASRMASTTPAQTFGWYDVGSIETGKRADLVLLDDEYAVQKVMRAGSWLD; this is translated from the coding sequence ATGACGACGTACCGCGTGGGTCGCGTGGTGACGCCGGACGACGTGCTGGAGAACGCGTGGATCCAGGTGGAGGGCGAGGACGTCCGTGCGTTCGGGCGGCGCTCCGAGGGGATGCCGGCCGACGGCAAGCGGCCCGAGGACCTCGGTGACGTGACCGTCGTCCCGGGGTTCGTCGACATCCACACGCACGGCGGCGGCGGATCGACGTACTCGACCACCGATCCGGAGGAGGCGCGCAAGGTCGCGGCCTTCCACGCCAAGCACGGTACGACGACCTCGCTGGCCAGCCTGGTGACGGCGTCGCTCGACGAACTGGTCGCGCAGACGGACTGCCTCGCGGAGCTGATCGCCGACGGTGTCATCGCGGGCGTCCACCTCGAAGGACCGTTCCTGTCCGAGGCGCGCTGCGGCGCCCACGAGCCGTCGCTGCTGCGGCCGCCACTCAAGGACGATGTCGCGAAGGTGCTGAGCGACGCGGTCAAGATGGTCACGATCGCGCCGGAGCTGGAGAACGGGCTGGACGCGATTCGCCAGGTCGTGGACGCGGGCGCGGTCGCCGCGCTCGGGCACACGGACGCGACGTACGAGCAGATGGTCGCGGGAGCCGACGCCGGCGCGACCGTGGCGACGCACCTGTTCAACGGGATGCGGCCGTTCCACCACCGCGACCCCGGCCCGGTCGGCGCCGCGCTGAACGATGAGCGGCTGCTGCTCGAGGTGATCAACGACGGCATGCACCTGGACCCGCAGGTGGTCCGGGTCGCGCTCGCGGCGGCCGGGGTGAACCGGATCGCGCTGATCACCGACGCGATGGTGGCGACCGGGATGCCGAACGGCCGGTACAAGATCGGCAGCCTCGAGGTCGACGTCAAGGACGGTCTGGCGACGCTTACCCACGGCTCGCATTCGATCGCCGGCAGCACGCTGACCATGGACGTCGCGTTCCGGAACGCGGTGCAGGCCGGCGTCTCGCTGGTCGACGCGTCCCGGATGGCGTCGACGACGCCGGCGCAGACGTTCGGCTGGTACGACGTGGGCTCGATCGAGACCGGGAAGCGGGCGGACCTGGTGCTGCTCGACGACGAGTACGCCGTACAGAAGGTCATGCGGGCCGGGTCGTGGCTGGACTGA